One genomic segment of Chitinophaga parva includes these proteins:
- a CDS encoding alpha-L-rhamnosidase, with the protein MKRNLAFFVTACMGLYACTNTNAPTLSHLRVEYAEEPVGIDITQPRFSWELESNARGVMQTAYQVMVASSEAALRDDKPDLWDSKQVSSDQSLNVAYAGKALQSGQHCYWKVRVWTKDGDPGKWSKPATWSMGLLQPGDWHGQWIGMDSAFSWDKPKDTATRLSARYLRKEFSLDKKVKQATLYISGLGLYEPYLNGEKIGDQVMAPGPTEYNKRAFYNTFDVTKQLNNGKNALGVILGNGRFFTMRTFNVTNYGFPKMICQLNVEFEDGTSTQVTSDPSWKLTAAGPIVANNEYDGEEYDATKEMPGWNKAGFNDSQWLPVQLVKAPGDKLEAQLNKNMKIMDTVRAVKVTEIKPGVFIYDMGQNFVGWVHLHVKGKRGDRVQLRFAERLQKDSSLYMDNLRTAKVTDVYTLKGGADESWEPRFTYHGFRFVEVAGYPGKPALDALEGRVVYDEMENIGHFESSDTMLNKIYQNAWWGIRSNYRGMPTDCPQRDERMGWTGDRMTGSRGESFLFDNHLLYAKWLQDLEDAQTPEGSIPDVAPTYWKIYSDNMTWPGAFLEIANMLYEQYGDPKPIQQHYPAMKKWMAYMQNKYMRDHILTKDTYGDWCVPPESPEMILSKDPARITAGAFLGTAFYYHMLQHMQRFAKLTGHEADAPGYATLADSVKSAFNKKFFNSAEGFYANNTPTANIFSLAFGLAPESERQRVFQHVADRTLKDYNGHVSTGLVGAEYLMRTLTQYDRGDIALQLATNKTYPSWGYMAENGATTIWELWNGDTANPGMNSGNHVMLLGDLLIWCYQHLGGIAPDTSNVGYKKIIMKPAMLKGLDHVTASYHSSYGMVKSAWKGKDKAFDWNISIPANASAVVYVPAQNANQVQENGKAIAADDANIKFIKQEGTYAVYNVGSGNYHFTTP; encoded by the coding sequence ATGAAAAGAAACCTTGCCTTTTTTGTAACCGCCTGTATGGGACTGTATGCCTGTACTAACACCAACGCCCCTACGCTATCGCACCTGCGGGTAGAATATGCGGAGGAGCCGGTGGGCATAGACATTACCCAGCCCCGCTTTAGCTGGGAGCTGGAAAGCAACGCCCGTGGCGTGATGCAGACGGCCTACCAGGTAATGGTGGCCAGCTCGGAAGCGGCCCTCCGCGATGACAAGCCAGACCTCTGGGATTCCAAACAGGTAAGCTCAGACCAGTCGCTCAATGTGGCCTATGCCGGCAAAGCCCTGCAAAGCGGCCAGCACTGCTACTGGAAAGTACGCGTGTGGACCAAAGACGGTGACCCCGGCAAATGGAGCAAACCCGCCACCTGGAGCATGGGCCTGTTGCAACCGGGCGACTGGCACGGCCAGTGGATAGGGATGGACAGCGCCTTCTCCTGGGATAAACCCAAAGACACCGCCACCCGCCTTTCTGCGCGCTACCTGCGCAAAGAATTCAGCCTGGATAAAAAGGTGAAACAAGCCACGCTTTACATCAGCGGCCTTGGCTTGTATGAGCCTTACCTCAATGGAGAAAAAATAGGCGACCAGGTGATGGCCCCCGGCCCTACGGAATACAACAAGCGCGCCTTCTACAACACGTTTGACGTAACGAAACAGCTGAACAACGGTAAGAATGCGCTCGGCGTTATCCTGGGCAACGGCCGCTTCTTTACCATGCGCACGTTCAACGTAACAAACTATGGCTTTCCCAAAATGATCTGCCAGCTCAATGTTGAATTTGAAGACGGTACCAGCACCCAGGTAACCAGCGATCCAAGCTGGAAACTCACGGCAGCCGGACCTATCGTGGCAAACAATGAATACGATGGGGAAGAATATGATGCTACCAAAGAAATGCCGGGATGGAACAAGGCCGGCTTCAACGACAGCCAGTGGCTGCCCGTGCAGCTGGTAAAAGCCCCCGGCGACAAACTGGAAGCACAGTTGAACAAGAACATGAAAATAATGGACACCGTGCGTGCAGTAAAGGTGACGGAAATAAAACCCGGTGTATTTATCTACGACATGGGCCAGAACTTTGTAGGCTGGGTACACCTGCATGTAAAAGGCAAACGCGGAGACCGTGTGCAGCTGCGCTTTGCAGAACGCCTGCAGAAAGACAGCTCCCTGTACATGGATAACCTGCGTACCGCGAAAGTAACAGATGTATACACGCTGAAAGGCGGTGCCGATGAAAGCTGGGAGCCCCGTTTCACTTACCATGGCTTCCGCTTTGTGGAAGTGGCCGGCTATCCCGGCAAACCCGCGCTGGATGCACTGGAAGGCCGTGTGGTGTATGATGAGATGGAAAACATCGGCCACTTTGAAAGCTCCGATACCATGCTCAATAAAATATACCAGAATGCCTGGTGGGGCATCCGCAGCAACTACCGCGGCATGCCTACAGACTGCCCCCAGCGCGATGAGCGCATGGGCTGGACCGGCGACCGCATGACCGGCTCCCGCGGGGAAAGCTTCCTGTTTGACAACCACCTGCTCTACGCAAAATGGCTGCAGGACCTGGAGGACGCACAAACCCCGGAAGGCAGCATCCCCGATGTGGCCCCCACGTACTGGAAGATCTATTCAGACAACATGACCTGGCCCGGCGCTTTCCTGGAAATAGCCAACATGCTGTATGAGCAATATGGCGATCCCAAACCCATACAGCAGCACTACCCCGCCATGAAGAAATGGATGGCTTACATGCAAAACAAATACATGAGAGACCACATCCTCACAAAAGATACTTATGGCGACTGGTGTGTGCCGCCGGAATCGCCGGAAATGATCCTTTCCAAAGATCCAGCCCGCATTACGGCAGGCGCTTTCCTGGGCACTGCATTCTATTATCACATGCTGCAGCACATGCAGCGCTTTGCAAAGCTGACCGGTCATGAAGCCGACGCACCCGGCTATGCAACACTGGCAGACAGTGTGAAAAGTGCCTTCAACAAAAAATTCTTTAACAGCGCGGAAGGCTTTTATGCCAATAACACGCCTACAGCGAACATCTTCTCCCTGGCCTTTGGCCTGGCGCCTGAAAGTGAGCGGCAGCGCGTGTTCCAGCATGTAGCAGATAGAACGCTGAAAGATTACAACGGCCATGTGAGCACCGGCCTGGTAGGCGCGGAATACCTGATGCGCACCCTTACACAATATGACCGTGGCGACATAGCCCTGCAACTGGCCACTAACAAAACCTATCCCAGCTGGGGCTATATGGCGGAGAACGGCGCCACTACCATCTGGGAACTGTGGAACGGTGACACGGCCAATCCCGGCATGAACTCCGGCAATCACGTGATGCTCCTGGGCGACCTGCTGATCTGGTGTTACCAGCACCTGGGCGGCATTGCCCCGGATACCAGCAACGTGGGCTATAAAAAGATCATCATGAAGCCCGCGATGCTCAAAGGCCTGGATCATGTAACCGCCAGTTACCACAGCAGCTATGGCATGGTAAAAAGTGCCTGGAAAGGTAAAGACAAAGCATTTGACTGGAACATCAGCATCCCCGCCAATGCCAGCGCCGTGGTGTACGTGCCCGCCCAAAATGCAAACCAGGTGCAGGAAAACGGCAAAGCCATTGCCGCGGATGATGCCAATATCAAATTCATAAAACAGGAAGGCACCTACGCGGTGTACAATGTAGGTTCCGGCAATTATCACTTTACTACGCCGTGA
- a CDS encoding RagB/SusD family nutrient uptake outer membrane protein, which translates to MHRNHTIRYLLAATLLLGAGCKKDFLNLDPETAINGNSFYKNETEIKQAVNGAYNILQPLGSESYWMFGEMRSDNTCFQYDNVDRGHEQWEFVDEFLVGATAECISNLWKNSYIGIGRCNDVLDNIGNVTLSDSARNQYTGETEFLRAFHYFNLVRQFGDVPLRLTTITSPSQTLSKGRAPVADVYKQIIADLTDAAGKLPAHYPSGEAGRATSGTANALLGKVYLTQKDYPNALAALRKVQAAGYSLLTSYADNFDPNKKNGPESIFEIQYLGSQTGLYSTFMYTFAPWTSGSAVTGDTKTGIAGSGSGWNIPTADLIAAYEPGDKRRDVSLALGFTDASGVFQHIPYCKKYNHGFTDVGRTNDNFPVLRYADVVLEIAEILNEQSYVGNGEAFDLLNQVRQRAGLARKTAADLPGQSAFRDAIFHERQVELAFENHRWYDLLRTGKAVDIMNAHGAREKAAKNYIPANAYAVTTNRLLLPIPQTDVNLDNLTQNPQ; encoded by the coding sequence ATGCATCGCAATCACACCATCCGGTATTTACTGGCCGCCACGCTCCTGCTGGGCGCCGGCTGCAAAAAGGATTTCCTGAACCTCGACCCGGAAACAGCCATCAATGGCAACTCCTTTTATAAAAATGAAACAGAGATCAAACAAGCCGTGAACGGAGCTTACAACATCCTTCAGCCACTGGGCAGTGAAAGCTACTGGATGTTCGGGGAAATGCGCTCCGACAATACCTGCTTCCAGTATGACAATGTAGACCGTGGCCATGAGCAATGGGAATTTGTAGATGAATTCCTGGTAGGCGCCACGGCAGAGTGTATCAGCAATCTCTGGAAGAACAGCTACATCGGCATTGGCCGCTGTAATGATGTACTGGACAACATTGGTAATGTAACACTGAGCGACAGCGCCCGTAATCAATACACTGGCGAAACCGAGTTCCTGCGCGCGTTTCATTACTTTAACCTGGTGCGCCAGTTTGGAGATGTGCCCCTGCGCCTCACCACGATCACATCTCCTTCGCAAACGCTTTCCAAAGGCCGCGCACCGGTTGCGGATGTGTACAAACAGATCATTGCAGACCTTACCGACGCCGCCGGCAAACTGCCGGCACACTACCCCAGTGGAGAGGCCGGGCGTGCCACTTCCGGCACGGCCAATGCATTGCTGGGCAAGGTGTACCTCACGCAAAAGGATTATCCCAATGCACTGGCAGCCCTGCGCAAAGTGCAGGCAGCCGGTTATAGCTTACTGACCAGTTATGCGGATAATTTTGACCCCAATAAGAAAAACGGGCCGGAATCTATTTTCGAGATCCAGTACCTGGGCTCACAAACCGGTTTATATAGTACCTTCATGTACACCTTTGCGCCCTGGACATCGGGTAGTGCAGTGACGGGCGATACCAAGACCGGCATCGCAGGCAGCGGCTCCGGGTGGAACATTCCCACGGCCGACCTGATCGCGGCCTATGAACCGGGCGACAAGCGCAGGGATGTATCCCTGGCACTGGGCTTTACAGACGCCAGCGGTGTATTCCAGCATATCCCCTATTGCAAAAAGTACAACCACGGCTTCACAGATGTGGGCCGCACTAATGATAATTTTCCGGTGCTGCGCTATGCAGACGTAGTACTGGAAATAGCGGAGATCCTGAATGAACAGAGCTATGTGGGCAATGGGGAAGCGTTTGACCTCCTCAACCAGGTAAGACAACGCGCCGGCCTTGCCAGGAAAACGGCGGCAGACCTGCCCGGCCAGTCCGCCTTCCGGGATGCCATTTTTCACGAACGCCAGGTAGAACTGGCTTTTGAAAACCACCGCTGGTACGACCTGCTGCGCACCGGCAAAGCGGTAGACATCATGAATGCACACGGCGCAAGGGAAAAAGCTGCGAAGAACTATATCCCTGCCAATGCTTACGCGGTGACCACGAACCGGCTGTTGCTGCCCATTCCGCAAACAGATGTGAACCTGGACAACCTGACTCAAAATCCACAATAA